In the genome of candidate division KSB1 bacterium, one region contains:
- a CDS encoding DUF2191 domain-containing protein: MKVTAIIPDDLVADVKQLTRGKNITDSLIKALSEWVSIQKIKSLNTQIAQTPLVFKKGFSGSSVRKINRQ, translated from the coding sequence ATGAAAGTAACCGCAATTATACCCGACGACTTAGTAGCTGATGTTAAGCAATTGACCCGGGGGAAAAATATCACCGACTCCTTGATAAAAGCACTATCCGAATGGGTATCTATTCAAAAAATTAAATCTTTAAATACCCAAATTGCTCAGACTCCTCTTGTTTTCAAAAAAGGATTTAGTGGCTCCTCTGTAAGAAAAATTAACAGACAGTGA